CAGTCCGTACCGGGTCACCTGGCAACAGTCCGTACCGGGTCACCTGGCAACAGTCCGTACCGGGTCACCTGGCAACAGTCCGTACCGGGTCACCTGGCAACAGTCCGTACCGGGTCACCTGGCAACAGTCCGTACCGGGTCACCTGGCAACAGTCCGTACCGGGTCACCTGGCAACAGTCCGTACCGGGTCACCTGGCAACAGTCCGTACCGGGTCACCTGGCAACAGTCCGTACCGGGTCACCTGGCAACAGTCCGTACCGGGTCACCTGGCAACAGTCCGTACCGGGTCACCTGGCAACAGTCCGTACCGGGACACCTGGCAACAGTCCGTACCGGGACACCTGGCAACAGTCCGTACCGGGACACCTGGCAACAGTCCGTACCGGGACACCTGGCAACAGTCCGTACCGGGTCACCTGGCAACAGTCCGTACCGGGTCACCTGGCAACAGTCCGTACCGGGTCACCTGGCAACAGTCCGTACCGGGACACCTGGCAACAGTCCGTACCGGGACACCTGGCAACAGTCCGTACCGGGTCACCTGGCAACAGTCCGTACCGGGTCACCTGGCAACAGTCCGTACCGGGACACCTGGCAACAGTCCGTACCGAGGCTGAAGCCACTCCACCAGTTAACCCCAAACTAGAGAGAACACCTCAAGTTTGCTATATTTAGCGCCATCAGCGGTTGTGGTTGCTGAGTGTGGAGAGGATATACCCACCTATCATTCTGACAcgttttactatatatatatatatatatatatatatatatatatatatatatatatatatatatatatatatatatatatatatatatatatatatatatatatgtcgtacctagtagccagaacgcacttctcagcatactatgcaaggcccgatttgcctaataagccaagttttcctgaatcaatatattttctctattttttttcttatgaaatgataaagctacccatttcattatgtatgaggtaaatttttttttattggagttaaaattaacgtagatatatgaccgaacctaaccaaccctacctaacctaacctaacctatctttataggttaggttaggttaggtaaccgaaaaagttaggttaggttaggttaggtaggttaggttgtcgaaaaacaattaattcatgaaaacttggcttattaggcaaatcgggtcttgcatagtaggctgagaagtgagttctggctactaggtacgacatatatatatatatatatatatatatatatatatatatatatatatatatatatatatatatatatatatagtgatcgTAATAAGATTGAGAAGAAGTATATGGTATACTTAGTGTGAAGAAGCGCCTGTAGGTGGAGGAGCGGTGCGGTATATGTTGATGATACCGTCCAAATTGGTCACGGGGCGAGGCTTGTCTCCAGCAAAAAGATGAATAATACCCAGGGTTCGTCTTCCTGTTTTCGCAACGAACGGTTGTTTTAAGACAACCAGCTGACCTTGACTCATGcaagtatatacatacatacgtttatacgtacatatatacatactcaTACTTTTGTttactatcttgagatgatttcggggctttagtgtccccgcggcccggtcttcgaccaggcctccacccccaggaagcagcccgcgacagctgactaacacccaggtacctatttactgctaggtaacaggggcatagggtgaaagaaactctgcccattgtttctcgccggcgcccgggatcgaacccgggaccacaggatcacaagcccagcgtgctgtccgctcggccgaccggctcccaaactgAGCTGGTCGGCCGGCTTACTATGAGAAAGTCTTGGAAGTGCTTCCACAGAAGAGGCTCCCTGTATTGACTTGAGAAGCGAGCATGCTGAACCTTGGTCATAGAGTACATATCTAAGAGGAGACGGTAATAGTGAGAGGTGAGATTACAATGGGAGGAAATAACTATAACCAGAGTACTACAGGACCCATGCTTGTATCAATAGTCAGTGACAACTTTAAGTATAAGATCCTCAAacgttgtgtaatagtggctttatatACAATATACTATTACTGTACGTGCTGAAAAATCACGATCAAGCATCACATCAATTGTATATCTtatcaatataataataataattattattatgtttattactattattattattattaaatacaagTATTTGTAGAGGTGAGGCGAGTGACCACAAGAGGCTTGCCGAACATGTCCTGGGCACACTATATATAAGTCTGACAGGTGACTACTATACTTTAACTCAAGTGTACTCTACTGTATATCTTCAAAACCTTAAATTGTAataccaatcctgacctcaaacgcTTCTTAGATGACTGCAACAAGACACAACACGAGTAACAAATGTATCTATTTGATGTTCAAAGATTCCGCCTCAATCAAAGCAGAAATAccattaaataaataattaatacaaaATTGAATTAATTTTGCCGGGGACAGACAGCCAGACTAAGCTCACTTATCCGAACTATAATAGCAATGAACCCCTTATCCGGCTTATCGCCGGATAAGCAGAATTATTACCGGGGAAGTCCAAAAGTGAACATAATCGCATTTTTTTTATACCAcaaccaacataatttgaatttctcatacattataatttaaaaatatataagtacagtactgtaaactAAACAGAAACTTTAACTTACCGTATTGTAGTTCGTCTGCTGCATTGATGCAGTTCTTCACAGTACTGCAAACTCTACTGTCTTAAAATCAATAATTCTTGAAAAAATTTACGTAACCTAACACAACACTAatattactgtacagtacatgagCTTGACAAGATCAGTTTTGACCGCCAGCTGCTGAAGCTTCACTGATTGAAGCCTCTTGACTTTCttgtgaggcttcactggttgaaggtccttggcttgAATAAGAATCGAGCTTAGCTTGCCTCCTGTGTTCATTGGCCTCACTTATGATCAGCTCTTTGGTTTGTCTCAAGTACTCATACATGTTTTGAACTTCTGGATTAGCACAGTTAGTTGAAaaattaattaacttgtcaacataATATAAGAGTAAACCGTAATTGGGTGTCTGTGGAGTTAGCAAATCGTTCTTCCTCTGAACACCTCCGGGACGATtgctgctgctaccagacatagtcttggcaaaAAATGATCAAAGTCACTATGAAAACCAAAAAGTTATTTGAGAAAATGTTACGGTAATGGCGCGGCACTGGAATAACGCGAGGATGGAGAGCACATGGCCTGTTCAGCCTGATGatatgataaagattaagccacccaagaggtggcacgggcatgaatagcccgtaagtggtggcccttttgagccattaccagtatcaagagctgatactggagatctgtggaggtgcgactgcaccctgcgtgacgggagatgtccccCGTCCTGTTCAGCCTTCAGCTTGGCGGGTTCTCTGGGGGCAGCCGGCCTCGTTATGTACACCGCCAGGCGGAAAAAAAATCCCAACATTTTAGCAAGAAACTACAGTCTTCAGCCTGTACACATAGTTTTTTGTAATAAActtttatttattataatttagataatatttatttactttttactgtaatttattaatttatttatttatttatatacaagaaggtatattgggtttatgagagtacagttgaagttttacattcttgtaaagccacttatGAACTGTAATGAATTGTTTTAACATAATTCTTGGTTAGTGTATACAATGTAGAGCATAGGCCCCCTACACATGCCCCTAATCCCCCCAGAGAGTCCCTACTGACCCCCCCTCCTAACCCCCCTTGCCCTGAAACCACCCACTCTAAATTGTGGAATGACCTAACAAATGCAATAAATTCTTGCACTCACTTTAACCAATTCAGAAAGATGGAAAGACGTACCTAACCGACATTATGTAGACGTGTATATATATCTACTATACTTGtccaaataatataaatattatataattctTCGTCCGAATTAACGTAGTTATTTTTGTTGTTAGTGTTAGTATTAAATACTGTaaacttaaaaaatatatatgttcaagttcaagttcaagtatgtttattgagacaagaaaaaatacatctcaaagggatagagtagcttaggctatttctaccccccatatATATGTTGTTGGTTGTTAGTGTGTTTTAATTTCCATCCTTCTGCTTATAGGATCATGGACTAtagattattatatattatagacTACCTAAACTCCCTGGTAGGGAAGGTAGAATTGGTCCAcccctattcacccagcagtTACTGGGAACTTGGCTGTAAACCGATTggggggtcgtgttccagggaaaacaaataggataaggcttaccatgagctacggGTAGGGTAGCCTCGTAATATGAATCAGAAATCGACTACGTCTATATACGACCTGTATAATAAAACAATTTTGACAAATTTGTAAACGAGCTATAACTGCAAATTTTAAAGTATACCTCAGTCGCTAGTTTCAGTATTTTGTTTAAGAGTTTCCATTAAGCGTGTAAGTTATATATCACTACAAATTCCAATATGTATCTTAATTCCATTATTGGCTTTAAAATTTGCTGAAAACTGAATATATATGAATAGCAATGACCCCAGTGGCGTCGACCATCACAGAAAACGTGGCGGCTACAGCAGCATTATAACCGATCGTCGGCGACTCACCACAACAACTGATCACCGCCATTTTTACACCTCGCCGTTGCTAACAGCCACTTCTCTTGATTGATCAGGGTGACACACAAACGTATACCAGTGTAAAAAAGAAATTCAGAGGAGTCTCGTGACGTATGGGTATAACTACCAGCGGCGTCACTTAACTATTGATGGTATTGGTTCAGGTACTGTAATGGTATTTGTGCCCTCCTGCAGGCCCCAGGCCCAGCTCCTCAACCTCTTAATATAcattgattttgattgttgccgccagaggcggctagttttttgtgcaccccatactcatcctgtgagcggtagcgcaaatagCATTACagcgggcacaaaaggtctttatgagATCTCAACTTAGATTATTGCATAAACAGTTTCATCTATTCTTCACactttatagttacaatgtcagcttgttacagagaatgttctatttcaagggtTATATAttaacagtaagtcattatacatacaTGGTAGGTCTTATTGCTAATACACAAGTGTTGAGCagtggagatattacagtcataggggagctgctctttattattagtcttcataaTACACTacgtgtttcttaatctcatatgtcatttATCTATTGGAAgcaaaatatggatacagtgcaaggatttcaggtattttacccTTGGTGATAAGATAGGAGTCTTAATATCCAATTCCAATTATCGTTCATCCAGTGCATTGACTCCATACCCTTCTCAGTCGCCATACCTTGTTAATACACCCATTAATTCCATTAATAACCATAATGGTTACCAAGAGTTAAACTGATGCCATAGTGATGTTGcacattatacagtacagtatatatgaaTCACATTATTTTCATTAGGATACGTTAGAATAGGATGAAATATATTTAAAGAGTAGTAATGACATCGAGCAGTATAGCTTTTGGCTTTTTTAACCCTACTTTTATATCTCTTTTTGCTAGTACAGTATAATGTGTTATGTAAAATTCACATGTTAtctgaaaatcatgaacattaaaGACAACTGTAACCCTAATCTAATTTTCAAAAATTTACACAGAGACTTGAATTGTTTGTCTTCAGGTTATCAAGCAATAATTGCATGTCGCCTGTTTGTTGTATTTCAGGTACGACAATGACGGCAGTTGCAGGCACACTCTTACGCTCGTTAGGAGCAATATCACGGAGTGTCTCCCAGACAGCCCCGACAGCCCTTCGCGGAGTGTCACAGTGTGTGTTAAACAGCGGAACTTGGTGCACAGCAGCTTGGACTCCACAACTTACCATTGTCAGACATCGTTACTATTCTGAAAAGCTGGCAAAGGGACCTCTCCTCAGAAACTATGGCTATGAGGAAAAACTTCACAACAAAGGTACTGTACATGCATATAAAATGCAACTCGTACAAAAACATTTCTACACTGTGCATTTAGGGGTGAAATTCATAACATTGAAAGACAATAGATGAATAACTGTTTATCTATCATAAATAACTTCTCCATGTATCATCGACATCTACAGCTTTCCCAAATTTCATCTCTTGTACTGATGCACTTACCTCGTTAATAGATGGTATTCTATCTTGCACATTTCTCACACCAGGAAACCCAGTTACGATCGCGTGTGCTTTCACCACTTCCACCCTTCAGATTTTCAAAGTATTAGTACTGTATATAATCCACCTGCTTCTAATTTCTTCTTCAACAGTTAATATGCTTCCATTTTATCTCAACATTCATGTTTCCTTGGTGGTCTTCATTTTAAATAAAACctgcttttttatttttttcctagATCCAGTCTCTTGATTTTCTTTTTAGATAATCATTTCACATCCCATTTAATCACATCATACACATGAGTTCTTGCTTCCTTCTCTCATTAAATTTGtgtttatatacagtactgtaaatacaTATTTTTCATGTTGGCTGCTCTTAACACCTCATCATATCAATTTAAGTAGCACGACGCACTTGCTTGGCAGTCTTAACCAAGCATTTCTTGTTTACATCCCATACATTCAGAGGTTCGTTTGTTCAAATTCTCTTGCTCCAAAATCACTAACTAATCATTTATTCTCAGTTAATAAAAATTTATCAGTATTTATTCTATTGTCACTAGACTCCCTGTTTAGTACACTTACCGATTTATTAATGATTATCTTGCATATCACAGCCAAATGATCAGATAAATCTTTTGATATTCCTTTTATTGGTTTTATCTATTATTCATtcatatttatatactgtatactgcATTTCTATACTTAAACCATATACAGtgacacctcgacttacgattgcccctacttacaaaTTTTTCGAGTTACAACGTAAATTTTGTCGGAAAATGTGATTCGCCTCACGACCATGTTGTCGACTAACGATCTTTGTTGATATGCGTTTGGGACGACCGAGCGTGTGTTCCTGGTGCCACAGCCGACCTCGCCTCAGTCTACCAGAGCCACCCACTTGGTGACGATCGCGCTTGTTAAAAATTTCAGTATTTTTGTGCTgttttgttttttgaacataaaagtaattattatatatcatgccatgggtcccaagtaaGTCAATGGTAAGGTTCAATCTAAAAAAACACATGTGGTGATGACCATAGAGGTAAAACTagagatcatttgtaaacatgaaaatggtatgagggttgttgatgtagagtggaggatgtcccttcctcatttattAAGCAAATGTGTGCAgtgtgggaagaattgcaaaggtTTGCTGAAAAGTGTCACCCAAATCAAACTGTAGCAAACTGttgtgttaacctttttaatgacaatttgatgtctcacttcagacaTGTTAGAATGTAGAGAAAAACAAGTGGTTTTACATGTTTTAGTGTTTTTACACTAAAAACaaaggtttttagtgagaaaaacaagcagtgagccacaagcagatcctagtggtatgcagacaaaaggtaggagagagagagagtaccccagaaaagttatcactgcctgatgttataatggaagggggactccccttccaaagactaacacctctcctccttcccctcctcaccgtcttccacatgccaacaagagtcctcattcaaggtaagatatatatactgtattgtagtgttattcggtataaaatggatTTTTAAGCTAATATTTTTAGggttgtggaacggattaattcaatttacattatttcttatgggcaaATTCGTTTCGACTTACGAATTTTGGACTTATGacccatctctgggaacggattaaattagtAAGTCAAGGCCCCACTGTATTAGTatgtacaggggtacctcggtttaagagtttaatctgttcctggagacagctcgtattgcgaaaactcgtaaaccgaagctaatttccctataagaaataatgggaaataattaattcgttcctgactacccaaaaacctcacttcaaactaaattttatacctaattcatcgaaatctacactacaaaactatgttcaagttattatttatcattgctgatgactgctgttggcgtatggaagatggtgaggaagggggaggaggagaggtgttactgtttggaaggggagtccccttccattataacatcaggcagtgaggacctctctggggtgcattctctggcacattttgcctgcataccactaggtcctggttgtggctcactgctcaatTTTCTCACAACAAAGCGGTCCATTGATGactgtttttcccttcttcgcaagatgtttctgtagtgaggcatcacattgtcattgaaaagattaatgcaacggcctactacagctttctctgggcgagtcgtttcaataaaagtttgcatatcttcccacatctgacaccacttcttaatggttgcggaagggacattcgctgctgcctcatcctcctccactggagaaacatcctcagctgagtcttcttgctgttccttttgaagggcttagAGTTCTtctgtggtcagttcttcgttgtgttcttccaccaactctccacatcagcaccattcAATTCCAAGTccatttgccggcccagagtaacgatttcctcaacaataggcttaCAGGCTCAACCCCTCtaagtctagttctgtcacacattcgggccacaattttctccagccagagatcagggttctttgagtcacttcttgccagactttgtcaacgagttttaaagcactgcaaatgttaaaatggtctttccagaactctttgagggcgaGTTTTGtgacttcagtcacttcaaaacatttccgggaaAAGtggcctttcataaagtttcttaaaattcgctatgattttctggtccataggctgaattagaggagtggtgttgggaggaaggaactttcctgtgagaaaattactgtatctgtgcaacaattcatcttccaagcctggaggatgaacaggagcattgtcgaggagaagcagggccttgagtggcaaatgtttctcctgcagatatttttctatggcagggcacaccacttcataCACCCATtccgaaaaaaaaaaatcctagtcacccatgccttattattagccctccacatcacacacatttgggttttctgcactttatactgtttgaaaacccttggattttcaaaatgatacacaagcaagggtttaattttcaaatcgccactcgcatttgaaaacagcacaagcgtaaacctatctttcttaGGCTTGTGTCTGGGcaatgatttttcctccttggtaatgtatgtcctcttaggcaatcttttccagaacagtcctgtctcatcacaattaaaaacttgttgcagtaggtatccctcagcctctgcaaactctttaaatttttcaataaatctttcagccgctagtttgtctgagctggcagcctccccatgcctctcaacactatgaataccacttctttttctaaatttttcaaaccatcccctgtttgccttaaagtctatcgtatctgcatcactcgttccaggggttttctttacaatgTCTTCGTGCagtaccct
The DNA window shown above is from Procambarus clarkii isolate CNS0578487 chromosome 65, FALCON_Pclarkii_2.0, whole genome shotgun sequence and carries:
- the mRpL51 gene encoding large ribosomal subunit protein mL51 isoform X1 is translated as MVFVPSCRPQAQLLNLLIYIDFDCCRQRRLVFCAPHTHPVSGSANSITAGTKGTTMTAVAGTLLRSLGAISRSVSQTAPTALRGVSQCVLNSGTWCTAAWTPQLTIVRHRYYSEKLAKGPLLRNYGYEEKLHNKGLLPHIVHGKRLPTPLFRPKNNWAEKRALFGQNDYIDILGNGTLRPTDVLYSVPPWLRGFKGNEYQMLLRKRKFFGLQMVTYRPSKYRDMQKRIKWLYRYLNQKTKDYYWHKA